One window of Nymphaea colorata isolate Beijing-Zhang1983 chromosome 1, ASM883128v2, whole genome shotgun sequence genomic DNA carries:
- the LOC116246280 gene encoding uncharacterized protein LOC116246280 isoform X2 — MEGKTKHSLTFSWLNALTTEPFYLLHFLLFFSYLAFRQSASPSLSPDFSSRLLRREVQAVLAFFVFVAVKLVRDETWEAFTDNILLFAKVLLVGLASLLDYHVAFCYLAGFLGHSHHLTPLQLESVLAEANTSRFWLVTFSCPWSSRCRHASQSFADLSTIYSNQSLSFGVVDLGLFPTAADIFSIPLGVGTGQLPTYILFDNAVEIARFPDLENEYRFFSPVITKRQLCKHFDLDRRLVEYASSK, encoded by the exons ATGGAGGGGAAGACGAAGCATTCCTTGACCTTCTCATGGCTGAACGCCCTCACCACGGAGCCGTTTTACCTCcttcatttcctccttttcttctcttacTTGGCTTTTCGACAATCCGCTTCTCCCTCTCTGTCGCCGGACTTCTCGAGTCGTCTCCTTCGCAGG GAAGTTCAGGCGGTCTTAGCGTTTTTTGTCTTTGTCGCGGTGAAG TTAGTTCGAGATGAAACTTGGGAAGCCTTCACAGataatattcttctttttgctAAG GTTCTTCTTGTCGGACTAGCTTCATTATTGGATTATCACGTGGCCTTCTGTTATTTGGCAGGATTCTTAG GTCATTCACATCATTTGACTCCATTGCAGTTGGAATCAGTCCTAGCTGAAGCCAACACCTCAAGGTTCTGGCTG GTGACATTTTCTTGTCCTTGGTCATCAAGATGCAGACATGCGAGTCAGTCCTTTGCCGATCTGTCAACCAT ATATTCAAATCAAAGTCTTTCTTTTGGGGTGGTAGACCTGGGGCTGTTCCCAACTGCTGCAGATATATTTTCAATCCCTTTGGGAG TGGGCACTGGCCAGCTTCCTACATACATATTATTTGATAATGCAGTTGAAATTGCTCGCTTCCCAGATCTGGAGAATGAGTATAGGTTCTTCTCACCAGTAATTACTAAG CGGCAGTTATGCAAACATTTTGATCTTGATCGCCGTCTTGTTGAATATGCATCCAGCAAATAG
- the LOC116246280 gene encoding uncharacterized protein LOC116246280 isoform X1: MEGKTKHSLTFSWLNALTTEPFYLLHFLLFFSYLAFRQSASPSLSPDFSSRLLRREVQAVLAFFVFVAVKLVRDETWEAFTDNILLFAKVLLVGLASLLDYHVAFCYLAGFLVITILTQQPNHQESGHSHHLTPLQLESVLAEANTSRFWLVTFSCPWSSRCRHASQSFADLSTIYSNQSLSFGVVDLGLFPTAADIFSIPLGVGTGQLPTYILFDNAVEIARFPDLENEYRFFSPVITKRQLCKHFDLDRRLVEYASSK, from the exons ATGGAGGGGAAGACGAAGCATTCCTTGACCTTCTCATGGCTGAACGCCCTCACCACGGAGCCGTTTTACCTCcttcatttcctccttttcttctcttacTTGGCTTTTCGACAATCCGCTTCTCCCTCTCTGTCGCCGGACTTCTCGAGTCGTCTCCTTCGCAGG GAAGTTCAGGCGGTCTTAGCGTTTTTTGTCTTTGTCGCGGTGAAG TTAGTTCGAGATGAAACTTGGGAAGCCTTCACAGataatattcttctttttgctAAG GTTCTTCTTGTCGGACTAGCTTCATTATTGGATTATCACGTGGCCTTCTGTTATTTGGCAGGATTCTTAG TTATCACCATTCTCACGCAACAACCAAATCATCAAGAATCAG GTCATTCACATCATTTGACTCCATTGCAGTTGGAATCAGTCCTAGCTGAAGCCAACACCTCAAGGTTCTGGCTG GTGACATTTTCTTGTCCTTGGTCATCAAGATGCAGACATGCGAGTCAGTCCTTTGCCGATCTGTCAACCAT ATATTCAAATCAAAGTCTTTCTTTTGGGGTGGTAGACCTGGGGCTGTTCCCAACTGCTGCAGATATATTTTCAATCCCTTTGGGAG TGGGCACTGGCCAGCTTCCTACATACATATTATTTGATAATGCAGTTGAAATTGCTCGCTTCCCAGATCTGGAGAATGAGTATAGGTTCTTCTCACCAGTAATTACTAAG CGGCAGTTATGCAAACATTTTGATCTTGATCGCCGTCTTGTTGAATATGCATCCAGCAAATAG